ATGGCGGTGCCGACCATCGTCGCGGCCGGCGTCGCCAGGCCCAGCGCACAGGGACAGGCGATCAGGACGGCGCTGGCGAACACGACGATCGCGAACTCGGTGACGCCGATCGGACCGCCCACTGCCTCGGGGCCGCCGCCCAGCAGCCCCCACACGGGCAGCGCGTCGACGAACCCGCCCAGGACGGCGGGGAACTGCCACCACAGGACGCCCCACAGCAGGGCGTTGGCGATGACCGCCGGGACGAAGTACGCCGAGATGCGGTCGGCGATCCGCTGGATGTCTGGCTGACGCGACTGGGCGTCACGGACGCGAGCGACGATCTGCTGGATCGCCGTCTCCTCGCCGACCTTCGTCGCCTCGACGACGAGCGCGCCGTTCTCGTTGATCGTCGATCCGATCACCTCGTCGCCCTCGGCTTTCTCGACCGGGACGGACTCGCCGGTGACCATCGACTCGTCGACCGCGGATTCGCCGTCGACGACGACGCCGTCGGTCGGGACCTTCTCGCCGGGCCGGACCTTCAGTCGGTCGCCGACCGCGACCGCTTCCAGCGGGACCTCCTCCTCACGGCCGTCTTCGTGGACGACGGTGGCGGTCTCGGCCTCCATCTCCAGCAGCGAGCGGATCGCCTCGCCGGCCTGGCCCTTCGAGCGGGCTTCGAGGTAGTTGCCAAGCGTGATGAACACGAGGATCAGCGCGGCCGTGTCGAAGTACAGCCCCGCACCGGGGATCAGCCCGATCAGGGCCGCGACGCTGTAGAGGTACGCCGTCGACGAGCCAAGCGCGATCAGCACGTCCATGTTCGCTCGACCGTTGCGCACCAGCGCGCGGTAGGAGTTGACGTAGAAGGGCTTCCCGAGCGCGATCTGGACCGGCGTCGCGAGCGCGAAGGCGAACCAGCCCACGTCGATGCCAGCCAGCGAACCGCCGAGCAGTCCCAGCCCGAGGACGTGATCGACCAGCATCACCAACAGCGGGACCGAGAGCGCGCCGCCAAAGAGCGTGAGGCGAAGCTGGCGACGGATCTCCTCCTGCCGCGCGAGGTCGCGCTGGTCGCGGTCGTCCCCGCCGTCGTCTCCGGCCTCCCGGACCGGCGTGTAGCCGGCCGACTCGATCGCGTCGTAGAGGTCCGACCGGTCCGCCTCGGCTGGGTTGTACCGGACCTGTGCCTCGTCGGTGGCGTAGTTCACGTCGGCCGTGACGACGCCGGGCGTCGCCAGCAGCGACTCCGCGTTGGCCTCGGCACAGTTGGCACAGGACATGTCCGTGATACCGACCGAGATCGTCTCGTCGACGGCACCGTAGCCGGCCGACTCGACGGCGTCGTAGATCGCCGACAGCGACGTGACCTCGGGGTCGTACTCGACGCGCCCCTCGTCGGTGGCCGCGTTGATGTCGGCCGACGCGACTCCATCGAGCGCGTCGAGGGCGTCCTCGATCGAGGCTGCACAGTTCGCACAGCTCATTCCCGTCACCGACAGACGGGTCGTCCTGGTACTCATCTTGTGTATCGATACGGGCTCCTGTTTCATGCGGTTTGCCCCTTCGAAACCAATGGCTCTATCGGAGCAGACTTTCGAATCGAAGGCGATCGTGGCCCGGAGCGACCACATCCAAACCGCTCACATACCGTCCCGGAGCTGATCGTACGTCTCGACGAACCGAGACTCACAGGACTCACAGCAGAAGTAGTACTCCGTCCCGTCGAGGACGCGGCTCGTCCCCTCGTCGTCGACGGTGTTGCCACACTCGACACAGGTCGGGGCCAGCTCGGCAGAGCCGACGCTTGGCGACCAGACGGTGTCGGCGAGGACGCGCACGTCGAATTCGTGGACGTACTGGAGGAGGTCCCACTCTTCGAGCAGCGACGTTACGTCGGCCTCGGGCACCGTCGCGGTAAAGAGGAGTCGCGCGTCGACGGTCCGAAGCACGTGTTCGACGGCGTCGACGGTACCCAGCCGCGTCGCCACGTCGGCGGCGATGTCCGGATCGACGGTCAGTTCCACGAGGACGGAGACGCCCTCTCGGAGCATCTGGCGGTCGAGTTCCACCGTGAACCGTCGCAACAGCCCGCGCTCCTGTAGCCGTTCGATCCGGTCCGACACCGCGGGTCCGGACAGATCGACCGCGTCGCCGATCTCGCTGTAGGGCCGGCGGGCGTCTTCTAACAGCAGTTCGAGGATCTGGCGATCCGTGTCGTCGAGCGTGTCCATGGTCAGGCAGTGCCCGTGTTCTCTTCTGTAGCAACGGGCCGAACGTGTATCAGTTCTGCGACGCGGTCGGGCAGCGACACCTCGCGGTCGTCGATGGCGACGGTGACCATCCCGATCGGAGCCACGTCGACGACTTCCAAGCGGCTCTCTGGGGCGATCCCCCGCTCGGAGAGGTACGCCAGCTCGTCGGGGTCCCGGTCGCTGATCCGCTCGACGACGACCTCGTCGCCGGTCTCGTGTTCGCCCAGCGTCTCGCCGAACTCCTCGTCGAGGGGCTCCAGGGTCTCGCTGGGAATCGGGTCGCCGTGGGGATCGACCTCGGGGTCGCCCAGCGCGGCCGCGACGCGGCGCTCGAACTCCTCGCTGATGTGGTGTTCGAGCCGGTCGGCCTCGTCGTGGACCTCCGACCAGTCGTACCCCAGGTGTTCGGTGAGGTACGTCTCCAGCAGCCGGTGGTGGCGGACGACTTCGAGCGCGACGGTCTCGCCCTCCGGTGAGAGGTGCGCTCCCTTGTACTTCTCGCGCTCGACGAAGCCGGCGTCGGCGAGCGTATCGAGCATGCTCGATGCCGTCGGCGGCGTCACGTCAAGTGCGTCGGCCAGCGACGAGGTCGAGACCGGACCGTCCTCGTCACGCTGGAGCTGGTAGAGGGCTTTCAGGTAGTCCTCCATCTTCGCGCTCAACATTCACTCTCGGGTAGGGCCATCGCAAGGAAATAAGTATCGTTGCCGAGGGTTCGGCCGCGCCGTTCGACCGCTCGCGCTCAGCGCTCGGGCGGCTCCGAGCCGTCCTGACTCCGGACGCCGTCGCCGTCGTCGGCCGCCCACTTTCGCTGCTGACCGGTCAGGATCCACAGCACCGCGTAGCCGGCCACGCCGACGACGAACAGCGTCGCCGGGATCAGGAACGGGCCGAACGTGTCGACGGCTGTCGCGACGACCATGTGCCGGCTAGGGTCACCGCCGGCATAAGTGCCAGCATCCGGTCGGGCCGTCGCTCACAGTCTGTGTCCGGGCGGCCGAACCGTCTGCGCGACGAGCCGGCGGCTCTCCGTCCGGCTGGACGACAAAATCCGCGACGGGAACGGCCTACAGCAGGTCCTGGTCGTCGAGCTGTTCCATCACGCTGTCGACGAACTCGTCGACGCTGTCGTAGGGGAAGTCCCCGCCGAGCTTGGTGTTGAGCTCCATCGCCGTCATCGAGAAGTCGCCGGACTCGAACTTCGTCGACGGCCCGTTGGGCAGGGCCGGGACGAGGTCCATCGGACTGGAGATCGGGTAGTCGGCTTCCTCGAACGCTTCGGTGAACTGCTCTCTGAGGTCGTCTTTGTCTGCCATGTCATCCCGTTTGTCGACCGGTCTAAAAAAGCATTCGACCACACCACACAGCCACATTGTTTAGAGTTTATTCTGGGGGCCGCCGGGTCACCGCGGACGGACCGTCAGTCGTCCGCCGCGACCGGTTCGCCGTGGCTGATGTCGGTTCCCAGCAGGTCGAGGAACTGTGCGAGCCACTCGTCGTGGTCCGGCCAGGCCTGGCCAGTGACGAGGTTGTCGTCGGTGACGACCTCGTCGACCCACGAGCACCCCGCCGCCTCACACTCCGCCCGGACGGCAGGGAAAGACGTCATCTCGTACCCGTCGAGGACGCCGGCAGCCGCCAGGATCTGTGGGCCGTGACACAGCGAGGCGACGGGCTTGTCCGCCTCGAAGAAGTGCCGCACGGCGTCGAGCACCGGCTCGTGGGTCCGGAGATACTCCGGCGCGCGCCCGCCCGGCACGACCAGCGCGTCGTAGTCGCTGGGCGTCACCTCGGCCAGCGTCGCGTTCAGCTCGAAGTTGTGCCCGCGGCTCTCCATGTAGGTCTGGTCGCCCCGGAAGTCGTGGACGGCCGTCTTGATCGTCTCGCCGGCCTCCTTCTCCGGACAGACCGCGTCGACCTCGTGGCCGACCATCTGCAGCGCCTGGAAGGGGACCATTATCTCGTAGTCTTCGCCGAAGTCGCCGACGATCATGAGGATATCACTCATTGGAAACACCGCGCTCGCCGAGAGCGCGTTAGAGAGTGACACAGCCAGCGACAATAAAGCAGACGGTGAACTGACAGAATCTTGTCAGGCAAGCGACAGGGGCGACCGTTCAGCGGTCGGAGAGAACGGTGTCGATCTCGGCGATCGAGTCGAGAACGTGGTCGGGTGCCACGTCGCTGTCGGCGAGATCCGCCCGCGTCGTGGCACCCGAGAGCACCAGCGCGGTCTCCATGCCGGCCCGTTCGCCCATCGCGATGTCCGTCGAGAGGCGATCTCCGACCACGAGACAGTCCGACGCCGGAACGCCCAGCCTGTCGAGTGCCGCCTGTGTCGCCCGTCGCGACGGCTTGCCGAGGATCAGATCGGGTTCCGCTTCGAGGACACCGGCGACCGCGTTGACGATGGCTCCCGACCCCGGCGTCGGCAGGCCGTTCTCACCGGGAAACGTGCGGTCCGGATCCGTTCCGAGGAAGGTCACGGCCTCGTCGTAGGCCCGGAGTGCGTCGACCATGTCGTCGTAGTGGAAGTCGGGACTCCACCCCGCGAGCAACACGTCGGCTCGCTCGGGCTCGTCGGTGAGCGCCACCCCCTCGGTGTCGAGAATCTCCGCGATGCTGTCCGTGCCGACGAGAAACACGTCGTCGTCGGCGTGGCGGGCCCGGAGGTACTCGGCGGTCACGTCGGCCGCCGAACAGGCCTCGCCCGGACGGACTGTCACACCGAGGTCGGCGAGCCGGTCGACGTAGGCCGCACCGCTCCGGGTCGGGTTGTTCGAGAAGAAGAGGAGCGACTCGCTGGCGGCCCTGAGGGAGTCGACCGCCGTCGCGGCCCCAGAGACGAGGTCGTCGCCGTGATACACCGTTCCGTCGAGATCGACGATCACGCCGCGGCTCATCGAGGGACGCTACGGACTGGATCGCCAAAGGCCGACCGGTCAGTCGACGAAGGTGACGCCGCTGATCTCGACGGCCAGACCGCCGTCCTCGCTCTCGCCCAGCTCGACCGACCAGCCGTGGGCCTCGGCCACGCGCTCGACGATGGTCAGTCCCATGCCGGTCCCCTCGGTGTCGGTCGAGTATCCCATCTCGAAGGGGTCCTCGTCCGTCGAGAGGTTCATACCACAGCCGTCGTCGGCGACGACGAACCCGTCGTCGGTCACGCTGACGGTGACGGTTACCGGATCGGCGTCCTCGGCGTCCTCGGCGTCCGACGGAGGACAGCCGTGGTCGACGGCGTTCCCGTAGAGGTTCGAGAAGATGCTCCCGAGACGGCCGTCGTCGGCCTGAATTCGGGCCGTGGAGTCGACCACCAGTTCCGCCTCGCCGCTGTCGGTCACCATCCAGCTCTCGCGGGCGATCGTGCCCAGGTCGACGACGCTGGGGTCGTCGACGGTCTCGCCCTCGCGAGCGAGTGTCAACACGTCGTCGATCAGCGACTCCATCCGGTCGAGCGAGCGCGTCAGTCTCGCCTGCAGCTCGGCGTCGTCGCCCCTGTCTTTCTCTAACAGCTGGAGTGCGGACTGGGCCACGTTGAGCGGATTCCGCATGTCGTGGCTGACGACGCTGGCGAACTCTTCGAGGCGCTCGTTCTGGCGCTTGAGCTCCCGTTCGCGCTCGACGCGCTCCGTGATGTTCCGAGAGACCAGCTGGAACGACGGCCGGTGGCTGTGTACGTCGATCGGGACGTAGATGTTGTGAAACGAACGGCCGTCGATCTGGTCTTCCGCGTGGGTCGGATCGCCGTCCTCGATGACGGACTGGCCGACCGCGGTCCGATCCTCGCCGACCGCCCCGAGGACCGCAGCCAGCGTCTGGCCGACGAGCTCCTCCCGGCCGATGTCGGTGAACTCGGCCATCGCCGGGTTGGCTGCGAGGATCGTCCCGTCCTCGGCGACCTGTGCGATCAGGTCCGGAGAGGTGTCGACCAGCAGCTCGTACTTGGCCTGGGTGCGGCGCTTCGAGACGACGTTGCGAATCCGGTTTGCCAGGCGTCCGTACTGCTTGTCTTCGACGACTTCGAGCTTCAGCAGGTAGTCGGTGACGCCCGCGGCGATGGCCTCGCTGGCGACCTCCTCGTCCCCGCGTCCGGTGAGGAGAATAAAAGGGACGTCGGGCTCGCGTTCCCTGACCGCATCGAGGAACTCCAGGCCGTCCATTCGGGGCATCTCGTAGTCGCTCACGATACAGTCCACGTCGTTGTCAGAGAAGTAGTCGAGAGCCGCTTTCGGGTCGCTCGCCGCGTGCGTGCCGAAGTCGTGGTCCTCGGCCAGCGTCTCGGCGGTCATCTCCGCGAAGAATTCGCTGTCGTCGACGACGAGGACACTGAGTTGTTCTCGACCGCTGCTTGGCGTTGTCACGTGGGACACCAGTTCGATTATCGTGGTATTGCGTGAACGGACACTTATAGATACTCGATGCAGTCGTGTCGCCACGGTGTCTGCTGGCACGCCGCGACGACAGTCTCACTCGCGGAAGACGCTCGTCCACCGCGGCCCGGCGCGTCTCGTCAGCACCAGGCCCACGACCGCGCCGACGAGTGCGATCGCCACGGCGACGACCCGCACGAGGAGTGGGTCGACGCGCACCGCCAGCGCGGCGACCACGAGCGGCGTCGCCAGCGCGGCGAGGGCGGCACCGAACAGCGCGAACCGCGGCGTGTCGAACAGCAACTCGTTGGGCGAGAGCCCGGTCACCGCCGCAGTCACGCCGAAGACGTACAGCGCGACCAGCGGCTGAACGACGGCACCCAGCGCGACCTCGGCGAGAGGATACCACAGCAGCGCGACACCGAGATAGAGCAGCGACGCCCCGACCGACAGCAGGAGGTACGCCCGCAACGCGCCGCGAAACACCGCGTCGTAGCTGACGGGATACCGGAGGTACTCGCGTGGGTCCCCGAACTGGGTCACCCAGCTGTAGGTCGTGAACCCGCCCAGGCCCAGCAGCGTGCCGAAGGCGATGCCGACGCCCGGCTCGATACCCGTCGCGGCCGTCACCTGCCGGAGCACCAGCGCCGTGACGCCGAAGAGGACGCCCATCGAGAACAGGACCTTCCAGACCGAGCCCGCCGAGCGCGCGACGGCGAGCAGCGGACGGCGCGTCAGCCCGTCGGGCGCGACGGCGACCAGCAGGCGATCCAGCCGGCGGTGGCGGCCGTCCTCGCCGTCGTCTTCGGTCGGCTCGAACAGCGCGATCCCGAGGCCGCCGAGAGCGAGCGGCGGGACCACCGCGACGACGACGCCCGCCACGGACGGATCGGTGAACAGCCGGTACGGCGTCAGCGCGACGGGATCGGTGCCGGTGGCGACGACCGCGACCACGCCAGCGGCCAACGCGACGCCGACCGAAAGCGCGTTCCGCGCGGCCAGCGCCGCGAGTGCGAGGCTGGCCGTCGCACCGAGCGCGAACGCCAGCGTCACCGTCAGCCAGGCGAGCGCGACCGTCGCGGGAGCCATCCCGCGGCCGACGGCGACCACGCCGAACCCCGCCAGCACGGGAGTGACGAACAGCCCCGAGTAGTAGAGGACCTCCTTCACGAGGAAGAGGCCGAGGAGCCGTTTCATCGACAGCGGGAGCGTCCGCGCGGAGAAGAGCAACAGCGTCACGTCGCCCAGCACGTCCCGCAGGGCGTCCCGGCCGACGAGACCGATCGTCCCGACCTGGAGACCGAACAGCGCCACCAGCGCGTGCAGCCCGGCGAGGACGGCCGCGGACTGGGTCCCGGTGGCCGCCAGCAGCGCGGTTCCAAGCGCCGTGAGTGCGCCGATCGCCAGCGGGAACCCCGCGAACCGACGACCGCCGAACAGCTCGCTGTGGAGTCGCCACTCCTCGCGGACCATCCACGACAGCAACGTCTGGTTGGACGCCGTCATCCGACGACCGCCTCGCGCTCGGCGTCGACCTCCGCGACGAACACGTCAAGCAACTCGCCGTCGTCGAACTCGCGGGGATCGCAGGTCGCGACCAGCCGGCCGTCGGAGACGATACCGACGCTGGTACACAGCTCCTGGGCCACCTCGACGAAGTGCGTCGAGAGGAAGATCGTGTTGCCCTCGGCGCAGTAGTCCGCGAGGTGGCGCTTGACCTGTTCTTGCATGATCGGGTCGAGGTTGACCAGCGGCTCGTCGATGAAGACCAGTTCCGGCTCGTGGACGAAGGCGGCGGCGAGCATCACGCGCTGACGCTGGCCCTCCGAGAGGTTCGTCGACAGGGTGTCGAGCGTCTCGGCGAACGACAGTCGCTCGGCC
Above is a genomic segment from Halomicrobium sp. LC1Hm containing:
- a CDS encoding AsnC family transcriptional regulator, which translates into the protein MDTLDDTDRQILELLLEDARRPYSEIGDAVDLSGPAVSDRIERLQERGLLRRFTVELDRQMLREGVSVLVELTVDPDIAADVATRLGTVDAVEHVLRTVDARLLFTATVPEADVTSLLEEWDLLQYVHEFDVRVLADTVWSPSVGSAELAPTCVECGNTVDDEGTSRVLDGTEYYFCCESCESRFVETYDQLRDGM
- a CDS encoding MTH865 family protein; amino-acid sequence: MADKDDLREQFTEAFEEADYPISSPMDLVPALPNGPSTKFESGDFSMTAMELNTKLGGDFPYDSVDEFVDSVMEQLDDQDLL
- a CDS encoding DJ-1/PfpI family protein, whose product is MSDILMIVGDFGEDYEIMVPFQALQMVGHEVDAVCPEKEAGETIKTAVHDFRGDQTYMESRGHNFELNATLAEVTPSDYDALVVPGGRAPEYLRTHEPVLDAVRHFFEADKPVASLCHGPQILAAAGVLDGYEMTSFPAVRAECEAAGCSWVDEVVTDDNLVTGQAWPDHDEWLAQFLDLLGTDISHGEPVAADD
- a CDS encoding ABC transporter ATP-binding protein, whose protein sequence is MPAIETTGLTKEYGDLDALSGLSLTVGEGELFALLGPNGSGKTTTIEILTGQRTPTSGTATVLGHDPVAEPMAVRRAIGTLPEREDPPSFLTPREFLEFVCEVRELSDPDAHVERWAERLSFAETLDTLSTNLSEGQRQRVMLAAAFVHEPELVFIDEPLVNLDPIMQEQVKRHLADYCAEGNTIFLSTHFVEVAQELCTSVGIVSDGRLVATCDPREFDDGELLDVFVAEVDAEREAVVG
- a CDS encoding hybrid sensor histidine kinase/response regulator; protein product: MTTPSSGREQLSVLVVDDSEFFAEMTAETLAEDHDFGTHAASDPKAALDYFSDNDVDCIVSDYEMPRMDGLEFLDAVREREPDVPFILLTGRGDEEVASEAIAAGVTDYLLKLEVVEDKQYGRLANRIRNVVSKRRTQAKYELLVDTSPDLIAQVAEDGTILAANPAMAEFTDIGREELVGQTLAAVLGAVGEDRTAVGQSVIEDGDPTHAEDQIDGRSFHNIYVPIDVHSHRPSFQLVSRNITERVERERELKRQNERLEEFASVVSHDMRNPLNVAQSALQLLEKDRGDDAELQARLTRSLDRMESLIDDVLTLAREGETVDDPSVVDLGTIARESWMVTDSGEAELVVDSTARIQADDGRLGSIFSNLYGNAVDHGCPPSDAEDAEDADPVTVTVSVTDDGFVVADDGCGMNLSTDEDPFEMGYSTDTEGTGMGLTIVERVAEAHGWSVELGESEDGGLAVEISGVTFVD
- a CDS encoding HAD-IIA family hydrolase, giving the protein MSRGVIVDLDGTVYHGDDLVSGAATAVDSLRAASESLLFFSNNPTRSGAAYVDRLADLGVTVRPGEACSAADVTAEYLRARHADDDVFLVGTDSIAEILDTEGVALTDEPERADVLLAGWSPDFHYDDMVDALRAYDEAVTFLGTDPDRTFPGENGLPTPGSGAIVNAVAGVLEAEPDLILGKPSRRATQAALDRLGVPASDCLVVGDRLSTDIAMGERAGMETALVLSGATTRADLADSDVAPDHVLDSIAEIDTVLSDR
- a CDS encoding metal-dependent transcriptional regulator, which produces MLSAKMEDYLKALYQLQRDEDGPVSTSSLADALDVTPPTASSMLDTLADAGFVEREKYKGAHLSPEGETVALEVVRHHRLLETYLTEHLGYDWSEVHDEADRLEHHISEEFERRVAAALGDPEVDPHGDPIPSETLEPLDEEFGETLGEHETGDEVVVERISDRDPDELAYLSERGIAPESRLEVVDVAPIGMVTVAIDDREVSLPDRVAELIHVRPVATEENTGTA
- a CDS encoding heavy metal translocating P-type ATPase yields the protein MSTRTTRLSVTGMSCANCAASIEDALDALDGVASADINAATDEGRVEYDPEVTSLSAIYDAVESAGYGAVDETISVGITDMSCANCAEANAESLLATPGVVTADVNYATDEAQVRYNPAEADRSDLYDAIESAGYTPVREAGDDGGDDRDQRDLARQEEIRRQLRLTLFGGALSVPLLVMLVDHVLGLGLLGGSLAGIDVGWFAFALATPVQIALGKPFYVNSYRALVRNGRANMDVLIALGSSTAYLYSVAALIGLIPGAGLYFDTAALILVFITLGNYLEARSKGQAGEAIRSLLEMEAETATVVHEDGREEEVPLEAVAVGDRLKVRPGEKVPTDGVVVDGESAVDESMVTGESVPVEKAEGDEVIGSTINENGALVVEATKVGEETAIQQIVARVRDAQSRQPDIQRIADRISAYFVPAVIANALLWGVLWWQFPAVLGGFVDALPVWGLLGGGPEAVGGPIGVTEFAIVVFASAVLIACPCALGLATPAATMVGTAIGAQHGVLFEGGDILERVRDVDAVVFDKTGTLTEGEMELTDVVALDPAAPDGGVQREARDEPTAFDEDDVLALAASAEQESEHPLAEAIVEGARERGLDIESPESFENVPGKGVRATIDRGEVFVGSPRLLDANGIDPTPADSDRERLESEGKTAMLVGFRPRDADGEIDERAGRVVGVVADADTIKPSASDAVADLRDRDLDVWLITGDNERTARAVAREVGIDPDNVMAEVLPEDKADAVDEIQADGREAMMVGDGVNDAPALATAAVGCAIGSGTDVAIEAADVTLMRDDPADVLKAIRVSEATLQKIKQNLVWALGYNTLMIPLASLGLLQPVLAAGAMALSSVSVLTNSLLFRGYTPDTDYQLLGRLR